Genomic window (Chitinophagales bacterium):
GAAACGGAACATACCAATGGGATCCACCTACATTCTTAAGTTGTGTTGATTGTAAAAATACGGTAGCAAGTCCTGTTGATACCATCAGCTATACGCTGCACTATGCTGATGCCAATAAGTGTACTGCCACGGCTATGGTAACAGTAAATGTAATTACGGGTATTAAAATTTATATGCCTAATGTGTTTTCTCCAAACAACGATGGCAATAACGATATCCTTTTACCTATGGGAATTGGTATAAAAGCTATTGCTTGGAAAGTATTTAACCGTTGGGGCGAACTGGTATTTGAATCTAACGATACACATTTGGGATGGGATGGCACTTTTAAAGGATCGGCACAACCTTCGGGCGTGTATGTGTACACCATGAAAGTTACATTTATGAATACCACTACTCAACAATACAAAGGCAGCGTTTCTTTAATTAGGTAATTTTTGCAGCGCATTCTTTTTTAAAATACTTATTTTCGAAACAGAAAGTTCTTTCACACCATATCCCACACAGATTGATGCGTTAGTTGGATATTTATTTTCAAACCGAGCTTAAAATTGTAGTGTCAATGGCGGGCTGCATTCTTTTCTTTCGGGAAAAGAACTTCGTCCACAAAACAAGTTAACGGCAGATTACAGCGATGCTGCTCAGCTCAAATCCTGATTTTAGTTAAGCAACTTAACGTCAGGCATCTGTGTGGGTTTCTTTCTTTAAGAAAGTAGCACCATTAACCTAAAACAAATTGAAATTTACTTACAAACTGTGCTTATCTAAAATAAGATAAGTCTTTCTGCGGAGGCTCGTTGTTATTATCGCTAGAAGATGGCGGTGTTTCATCATCGTAATACTCCACATCCGGATAGCGCATTAAACGAGAGCGGAAAAAGAAAAACAATCCTACTTCTACTAAAAGCGAAAGAGGTAAATACGGTATTATTTCTTTTAATTTTTCGGGATTGGAAAAAGTATCCTTACCAACTGCAAACATAAGTGCAACCACAAATAAAATACTGGTCGCCACATAACTGAGTACAAAATTCAATACCCATTTATTGGGAACAAGCCCTTTGCTCACTGCCAGTTTATGGATTTTGAATCCAAAAAAAATCAATAGAAATATATCTAACATACTTACTTTTTTAGGCCTGTGCCACAGGGCCAAATCCCATAGGGAATGGAGGCGGCATATCATCTTCTTGAATAGAACCAAATTGGGCTTCGTACTTATCTATGTTATCGCGCAATGCACGAATAAGACGTTTTGCGTGCTGGGGAGAAAGTATAATACGCGACTTTACTTTTGCCTTAGGCATATTGGGTACTAAACGAATAAAATCTACCACAAACTCGCTGTTTGAGTGCGAAATAATTGCGAGATTAGAATATACGCCTTCTGCTACTTCTTCAGAGAGTTCAATATTTATTTGGTTTTCAACGGGAGGTTGCTGTTCCATTGTTTATATATGTTTTGTTGCAATGTTATGGTAATAGACTGTATTTATTTCAGAAAAAAACAAAATCACTTACGGCTGTAATTAGGAGCTTCTTTGGTGATGCTTACATCGTGTGGATGCGATTCTGCCACGCCTGCCGAAGTAATGCGCACAAACTGTGCTTGCTGTAATGTCTTTATATTTTTAGCTCCGCAATAGCCCATGCCGGCACGTAAGCCGCCAATGTATTGGTACATTACTTCGCTCACACTGCCTTTGTATGGCACTCTGCCTACAATTCCTTCGGGTACCAGCTTTTTAATATCGTCTTCCACATCTTGAAAATAGCGATCTTTTGAACCTTCTTTCATGGCTTCTACGCTGCCCATACCGCGGTAACTCTTAAACTTTCTTCCTTCGTAGATTATTGTTTCTCCGGGGCTTTCGTCTGTTCCTGCAAATATGCCGC
Coding sequences:
- a CDS encoding gliding motility-associated C-terminal domain-containing protein, yielding TYSVTVTNAAGCTASDAVNITVFASPVIQLPTDTTIYEDNKVLLNPVVSNGGNGTYQWDPPTFLSCVDCKNTVASPVDTISYTLHYADANKCTATAMVTVNVITGIKIYMPNVFSPNNDGNNDILLPMGIGIKAIAWKVFNRWGELVFESNDTHLGWDGTFKGSAQPSGVYVYTMKVTFMNTTTQQYKGSVSLIR
- a CDS encoding DUF3467 domain-containing protein, coding for MEQQPPVENQINIELSEEVAEGVYSNLAIISHSNSEFVVDFIRLVPNMPKAKVKSRIILSPQHAKRLIRALRDNIDKYEAQFGSIQEDDMPPPFPMGFGPVAQA